A stretch of Zymoseptoria tritici IPO323 chromosome 1, whole genome shotgun sequence DNA encodes these proteins:
- a CDS encoding fungal transcriptional regulatory protein (Fungal transcriptional regulatory protein, similarity to citrinin biosynthesis transcriptional activator CtnR of Monascus purpureus BAE95337.): LSDPQSRRASEEDTNNAATNGQAGKLKRIACVICRKRKLKCDGAKPACGTCSRLQHDCSYDEARKKSGPKRGYVKALEQRLAQVETLLKTQDDVPVQVPVSRREGSGIGAIPEDDTFEIEMMPVLLGQDNFHLRSAGAGHLDGSFEQPTELIGLGLDEPLPNQDIVDALNNAYFTKIHPSLPVVHRSRYYAAMHLAPHMRPPIALRYAMWCNAAGVTDQYEGLQEAFYVRARKYLQQDEMKGHGEPSITVGHCQAWSLLATYEFKLMYFPRAWMSAGRACRLALMMGLHRQDGLGVDVKQCIPPPRDWTEREQRRRTFWMAFSVDRYASIGTGWPMTVDEGDIMTNLPCEEDAYDMSREPATALSLKQALEPSGPAGVSSFGGVVLMACLFGRNITHLHRPGPDDRADDLEGEFWKRHRDLENIILNISLALPEHLRLPQGLNNANTVFLNMYLHTSTICLHQAAIFKADKNRMSARVSAESKVRCITAAAETASIMRQICHLDLSAMNPFICFSLYVAARVFVQYLKSRPKDSQVQSSLQFLLSAMHAIKRKNPLTNSFLVQLDVDMEGAGLEPSLRATTQILRTQLPTFIDGCNAQHLLAPQLGDKDGTKWKGRPTYGDTGLAAYSRPDLTGQWPSTTPASESHSTGFVLPVRTPGGTSLPADMDTSPDNSGDQGTTPASSTQSQRNGVSSGTS; this comes from the exons CTCTCCGATCCGCAATCGCGCCGTGCGTCGGAAGAAGACACAAATAATGCCGCTACCAATGGACAGGCCGGGAAGCTGAAAAGAATTGCGTGCGTGATCTGTCGGAAGCGCAAGCTGAAATGCGATGGCGCCAAACCTGCATGCGGAACGTGTTCACGCCTGCAGCATGACTGTTCGTATGAtgaggcgaggaagaagagtggGCCCAAGAGAGGATACGTGAAAGCACTCGAACAGAGGCTCGCGCAGGTCGAGACGCTTCTCAAAACGCAGGATGATGTTCCGGTGCAGGTCCCGGTGTCGAGGCGGGAAGGAAGCGGCATTGGCGCTATACCTGAGGACGATACATTTGAGATTGAAATGATGCCGGTACTTTTAGGACAGGACAATTTTCATCTACGGTCCGCTGGTGCAGGTCATTTGGACGGCAGCTTCGAGCAGCCAACGGAATTGATCGGCCTTGGACTAGATGAACCTCTCCCGAACCAGGACATCGTTGACGCCCTCAACAATGCCTACTTTACCAAGATTCACCCATCTCTCCCTGTGGTTCATCGGTCACGATACTATGCTGCCATGCACCTTGCGCCGCACATGCGGCCGCCTATCGCGTTGCGATACGCCATGTGGTGTAATGCCGCCGGAGTGACGGATCAGTACGAAGGCCTACAAGAAGCGTTCTACGTTCGGGCGAGAAAGTACCTGCAACAGGACGAGATGAAGGGGCATGGTGAACCATCAATCACTGTGGGGCATTGCCAGGCATGGTCTCTGTTAGCGACCTATGAGTTCAAGCTGATGTACTTCCCTCGAGCGTGGATGTCGGCCGGTCGGGCCTGTCGGCTGGCGCTGATGATGGGCTTGCATCGACAAGATGGACTGGGTGTGGATGTCAAACAGTGCATACCACCGCCGAGAGATTGGACAGAAAGGGAGCAGAGGCGAAGGACATTCTGGATGGCGTTCTCCGTGGATCGATATGCGAGCATTGGGACTGGCTGGCCAATGACGGTGGATGAAGGAGACATCATGACCAATCTGCCTTGTGAAGAGGATGCGTACGATATGAGCCGGGAGCCAGCGACGGCGTTGTCCCTCAAACAGGCCTTGGAACCGTCTGGCCCAGCAGGTGTTTCTAGCTTCGGTGGCGTGGTCTTGATGGCATGTCTGTTTGGCCGGAACATCACACATCTGCATCGACCTGGTCCGGACGACCGAGCCGATGATCTGGAAGGGGAATTCTGGAAGCGACACCGAGATCTGGAGAACATTATTCTCAATATATCGCTCGCTCTCCCGGAGCACTTGAGACTACCGCAGGGCCTGAACAACGCCAATACTGTCTTCCTGAATATGTACCTCCATACTTCGACGATATGTCTCCATCAGGCGGCCATCTTCAAGGCGGACAAGAACCGGATGTCGGCTCGTGTCTCGGCGGAGAGCAAAGTGCGGTGCATCACGGCGGCGGCCGAAACGGCGAGCATTATGCGTCAGATCTGCCACCTTGACCTGTCTGCC ATGAACCCGTTCATATGTTTCTCCCTTTACGTGGCCGCTCGCGTCTTCGTTCAATACCTCAAATCCCGCCCGAAGGATTCTCAAGTCCAGTCCTCTCTCCAATTCCTCCTCTCGGCCATGCACGCAATCAAGCGCAAGAACCCACTCACCAACTCCTTTCTCGTCCAGCTAGACGTCGACATGGAAGGTGCTGGACTGGAGCCTTCTCTGAGAGCAACGACGCAAATTCTCCGAACGCAATTGCCAACTTTCATCGATGGATGTAATGCGCAACATCTTCTCGCGCCACAACTTGGCGACAAAGACGGCACCAAGTGGAAAGGACGGCCTACTTATGGCGACACCGGCCTGGCCGCTTACAGTAGACCAGATCTGACTGGACAATGGCCGTCAACAACGCCTGCCAGTGAGAGCCACTCGACAGGTTTCGTACTGCCTGTCCGAACGCCAGGTGGTACCTCTCTGCCTGCCGATATGGACACCAGTCCGGATAACAGCGGCGACCAAGGGACGACACCCGCTTCAAGCACCCAGTCGCAGCGGAACGGAGTTTCCTCAGGCACGTCA
- the HIT gene encoding zinc-binding protein of the histidine triad (Zinc-binding protein of the histidine triad (HIT)) encodes MSPVDDYYPIECAFCKISAAYQPSSSSPVPISPDPDLVSPQCHLILSTPLVLAFLDIMPIARGHILITTRKHYTKLSDLQASSKHGDWLSKQSANEVRATSRALGEWMPVVSRALCKVTGIEDWNVVQNNGERAAQVVPHIHFHLILEGQRTARKDHGMLKSWKVFGRGSREDLDDEEGAELAGLLRAAIKEEVEEQDSAEKDKPKL; translated from the exons ATGTCTCCGGTCGACGACTACTACCCCATAGAGTGCGCCTTTTGCAAAATCAGCGCCGCCTACCAaccctcgtcctcatcgccaGTACCAATCTCGCCCGACCCGGACCTTGTTTCGCCGCAATGTCACTTAATCCTCTCGACACCACTCGTGCTCGCCTTCCTCGACATCATGCCCATTGCCCGAGGACATATCCTCATTACGACTCGGAAACACTACACCAAACTCTCGGACCTACAAGCCTCTTCGAAACACGGCGATTGGCTGAGCAAGCAGTCGGCGAACGAGGTGCGAGCGACGTCGCGTGCCTTGGGAGAGTGGATGCCGGTGGTGTCAAGGGCGCTGTGTAAGGTCACTGGCATTGAGGATTGGAATGTGGTGCAGAATAACGGAGAACGAGCGGCGCAGGTGGTGCCGCATATACATTTTCACCTGAT ACTAGAAGGCCAGAGGACCGCGCGCAAGGATCATGGCATGTTGAAGAGCTGGAAGGTTTTCGGGCGAGGGTCGAGAGAGGATTTGGATGACGAAGAGGGCGCCGAGCTCGCTGGACTATTAAGAGCTGCGATCAAGGAAGAAGTGGAGGAGCAAGACTCGGCCGAGAAGGACAAACCGAAGCTATGA
- a CDS encoding mitochondrial 54S ribosomal protein RML2: MLQPRIRPSQCRSFITSLRRTYATPVPKTPVQAATTTQDTSAFTPSRAPTRKQTGFQLKTYTPRTPGTRHLRRPINDHLWKGGPYKKLTFPKIGHGKGGRNNSGRVTMRHRGGGHRRRIRTVDYVRSEPGKHLVERIEYDPNRSAHLALVENMETKKKSYIIAAEGMRAGDVVESFRSGIPKELLESMGGVVDPGILAAKTAFRGNCLPMQMVPLGTQVYCVGSAAVRGAVFCRSAGTHATVIAKEEKGKSVADVTVRLQSGEVRKVHRDACATIGVASNPHWHFRQLGKAGRSRWLNIRPTVRGVAMNAVDHPHGGGRGKSKGNVHPVSIWGTPAKGGFKTRKKRNPNKHVVQERVRNQGKRRAKN; encoded by the exons ATGCTCCAACCTCGGATACGGCCGTCACAATGCCGCTCATTCATCACCTCCTTGAGACGAACATATGCAACACCGGTCCCAAAGACGCCCGTACAGGCAGCCACCACAACTCAGGACACATCCGCCTTCACACCTTCGCGAGCGCCGACGAGAAAGCAGACCGGCTTCCAATTGAAGACTTACACCCCACGGACTCCCGGTACCCGACATCTCAGACGACCCATCAATGACCATCTCTGGAAAGGCGGGCCGTACAAGAAGTTGACATTCCCGAAAATCGGTCATGGAAAGGGTGGACGGAACAACTCAGGCCGTGTGACGATGAGACATCGTGGAGGTGGACACCGACGAAGAATAAGGACGGTGGATTATGTTCGATCAGAGCCTGGAAAGCATTTGGTGGAGCGCATCGAGTACGACCCTAATCGATCTGCTCATCTGGCGCTGGTTGAGAACATGGAGACCAAAAAGAAGAGCTACATCATTGCTGCAGAGGGAATGCGTGCAGGAGATGTGGTCGAGTCATTTCGCTCAGGAATCCCAAAAGAGCTATTGGAGAGCATGGGTGGTGTGGTAGATCCGGGTATTCTTGCCGCCAAGACTGCGTTCAGAGGGAACTGCTTGCCGATGCAGATGGTGCCGCTAGGCACTCAAGTGTACTGTGTTGGATCGGCGGCGGTTCGAGGAGCCGTGTTCTGTCGCAGTGCAGGTACACACGCCACTGTCATTgcaaaggaagagaagggaaAGAGCGTGGCTGATGTCACTGTCAGACTCCAGAGTGGGGAGGTGCGGAAAGTGCACAGAGACGCATGTGCTACTATTGGCGTTGCCAGCAACCCTCATTGGCACTTCAGACAATTGGGCAAGGCTGGTCGAAGCAGGTGGCTGAATATCCGACCTACAGTCCGTGGTGTGGCCATGAACGCGGTCGATCACCCTCacggtggtggtcgtggtaAGAGTAAGGGTAACGTGCACCCCGTGTCGATCTGGGGCACTCCA GCCAAAGGAGGGTTCAAGACGAGGAAAAAGCGCAACCCAAACAAGCACGTGGTCCAGGAGAGAGTGCGCAACCAAGGCAAGCGGAGAGCGAAGAACTAG